The genomic interval TGGACTGAATGGAAACAAgatgagtctgtttgttttgtgtgtgattTGTAGGGGCTATCTGACCATGTGGAGACCAAAGATTAAGTGAAGCCCAGACAACGTGGCCAGCTCATCTTCCGAATAATACAAACCCCAAACAAAGATCTTATTGGACTCAAAAGTGTGGCCATGAGCGGCCTGGCAGGCAAGCTGGACCCCCGTCGGGTCCAGTGGGGAGCCATGTGGCACACTTTTACATCCCGCGTCCTGAGAACCAAGCCTGTAGAGTCCATGCTGGACTCGGCCATGTCCGGCACGGGACCGCACGGCACCCGGCTGGCCCGTGTGCTCTCTACCGTGGACCTGGTGTCGCTGGGCGTGGGCAGTTGCGTGGGCACGGGAATGTACGTGGTTTCGGGCCTGGTGGCCAAAGAAATGGCCGGCCCCGGCGTTATTGTGTCCTTCATTATCGCCGCTGTGGCCTCCATTTTGTCAGGTAAGAATGCCTTAAATGGTCCAACATGGGAATGAATTTACCTGTGAAGTTTACCTTTTTTCAACTGTCCACACTTGCTTGTGAAAATCACCTTAACGGCAGTTTGCTCGGCCAAACCAATCAGCAAAAGTACCTAGTTCTTGTAACAAAATGAACTTGATGCTAAAGTAACTAGTTATAAATTAATGTAGGTGTTTTGGTCCAACGTGGCACATTCAGGTAAATAAAATTGTTGCATAccgacgtacggtgtttgtaaggttttttgggggtttgtaaggggaatcataatcatttataagggcagttatcggcagaggttgacaggtatgttgttGGTACCTGGATGAGTGATCACATTGCAAAAAGTAGTATGTCGACTCATCAATGCTCAAGTGATTTATGCTAATACTGACTCATGTTACCTATCACGCCTTTATCCGACCTACCTttccttcttttgttttgttttcctatAATCTTTGGGGatgagttgtatttttttcttcaactatAAATATACTGCAGCAATACTAGAGTTCAGGTGTTTAAGAGTCTGCTTAATCCTTCACCTCTTGTGTCAGGAGTGTGTTATGCCGAGTTTGGCGTGCGCGTGCCAAAGACCACCGGCTCGGCCTACACGTACAGCTACGTGACGGTGGGCGAGTGTGTGGCCTTTTTCATCGGCTGGAACCTGATCCTGGAGTACCTGATCGGCACAGCGGCAGGCGCTTCGGCCCTCAGCAGCATGGCCGACTCGCTGGCCAACCACAGCATCAGCAGCTTTATGACTTCGCACATCGGAACACTCAACGGCTTTGgtcagtttttaattttttttaatactatgaTCAAAAGACAAAGAAATCCAATAGAATACGGTGTGGCAAACACGCATATTATTTGTTGGGTGGTCAGGCAAGCAGtggatgttttttccattaGAAAACTGATGGATGTGCTGTCATCTGGCGGCTCGGTCGCTTGGCAACACGCGTATCGCATCACCCGAGCTCGGCTCGGTTCCCATTGCTCGCTCTGTTGTTTGCTCACAGTGTTGCATCAGCAGCAAACATTGCCTGTGAATTACGGCGGCGTCTGTCGatacagatgtttttttccaagctaAAGTTGATTATGTTATATTTGAAAAATCGGAGCCCCGATAAACACAATTTATAAAACCCTTAACAGGCCCTTAACACATATAGCAACCAAAATACTGTTTCATAATATTTTGTCCCCTAGTGATACTTTAACTAAAGTGGACAGAAAATCAACCAACTAAATTGGCATTTTATTCCAATTCAAAACacctttaaatgtcattatcttTATCTGACCGATTAATGTGCAAAATATTGGCGATGCCCGTTTAACTTTATACCTGAAAAATTGTAGGAACTGATTTACAGACATATTCAATATCACTCATAGCACAATTTTAGTTGTACTGTGTGTTAAAATGTTTGTCttgttttatgttattttacattttcaggTGTCACTAAAGAACACGATTTTATCCTTAGCTCCCCTTGTTTTATCCTTACAAAAAAAGGTTACTCCTCTGAAAAAAGGctttctttatttattctaaAACATTTGGTTTGTTCTCATTAGGTAAAGGAGAACAGTCTTATCCAGACCTGCTTGCACTACTCATCGCTCTGGTGGTGACGGTGATCGTGGCGCTGGGGGTTAAAAACTCAGTGGGTTTCAACAACGTGCTCAACGTCATCAACCTGCTCGTGTGGCTCTTTATGATGGTGGCTGCGCTGTTCTTCGTTAACGGGAGCAACTGGGATGACGGCAGATTCCTGCCCTTCGGCTGGTCAGGGGTAGGCCAAGAAAAAGATACTATTTAAACTTTAAGTTTAGTTTGAATATGGGAACATCAAACTCATTACATCTTCAACCTGCAGTTTTTCACCAAAAAACTAGGTCCCCTCATATAATTTCCTTTTAtaagccacacaaaatgaataaaaagacacATATCTTAATTTTGACATATGTGATATAGAGGTTAAAACTGCAACTCTACAGCCAAGGCTTTTGTTGTTTAGTATTTGtttagtaattttattttaagaagTCTAAGctagtgctttttttgttgactgATTTATTGTGACAGGGTTCACTTATCATCCAACACACATATAAATGAAATAATCATGATCATTATCAGGCTTCTCTATgggactgaaaaaaaacatcaacaaaataaatatattatgtaTGTACTACATATATCAAACAAGTTTAACTCATTTGTCGCCTTATCTTGAACCTTGCGTTTCTCTGTGCCACAGGTCATGCAAGGTGCGGCCACGTGCTTCTACGCCTTCATCGGCTTCGACATCATCGCCACGACAGGCGAGGAAGCCAAAAGTCCCAACACGTCCATTCCGTACGCCATCACCGCCTCGCTCGTCACTTGCCTCACGGCGTACGTGTCGGTAGGTTGCTGTGGCAACCATACAACTCCCTTGCGCCACATTGCAGTTTTCAGCATCCTTAGATGCTTAGCTTGCTTATTTGGAATGTCGGTAGCCGGTTGCCAGCGGCAACCTCCATCTTTGAAAAAGACTATGCCATTGCTGTGAGGCGGAATCCATATACCCACGCGTACCATTTGATAAACTCTTGTTGAATTCAGCACCGGCTGATACCGCAGGCCATCCTTGGCTAGTTAGTAAACGGAACCCCGTTGtgttgttcttaaaaaaaacacgaaaagtGAACTGAATTATTGTATTGAACACCTGCATAATAATAGACAAGTCATTATATCCCTGCAGGTGTCGGTTATCCTGACCCTGATGGTCCCTTATGATGAGATCGACGCCGACGCCCCCCTGATGGAGATGTTTGCCATGCACGGCTGCATGTTTGCCAAGTACATCGTGGCGGTGGGCTCCATAGCCGGCCTGACCGTGTCACTGCTGGGCTCACTCTTCCCCATGCCCAGGGTCATCTATGCCATGGCCGGCGACGGCCTGCTTTTCAAGTCAGTCCCCTCTTACGCTCAAAGTTTTATCTAACCTGCTgccaatgacatttttttcctgatcgCACACAGGTTTCTGGCCCATGTGTCTTCCTACACGGAAACCCCCGCTGTGGCGTGTGTAGTGTCTGGCTTTCTGGCTGCGCTTTTGTCTTTACTCGTTAGCCTCAGAGACCTCATAGAGATGATGTCCATCGGCACACTGCTGGCCTACACTCTGGTAAGCAGaacacaaacaataaaaaaaaaaatgcagatttcACAATCACAGCTAAAACATATCCATTCTTCAAATGTACCTTTCTAATCTGTTAGTCAAAATGTGCAACTATGTAGTCACCCTTGAAAGAATGGGATGGCCAAAAAGGAGTGTTTCAAcaaaaattgaagacttttcaGGAACAAATGCTTCTTTGTTCATCTACTTATAATATTATAATGCACAGTGATAATTGCAACTAGTTTTTGTGGGTGGATTTTAAGCGCAAAATTCAAAATAGTAATTTTCTGCATATTTCCAAGCTTCGTTGGGCTTTTTATTGGTCACTTTTCAATTAAAGTGTGTAACTGTCAAGGTCACCACTTGCATACAAATTTGGAATTTTTGAGTAGATATACCCCTCATAATAGCAACAAAGAAGCAAAACAAAGTTCAAAAGGGTAGTTGCTTGGTGGTAGTAAACTGAGATGCAGgtccatttataataataagaAGGCCATCACAACGtgtattcccaattttttaGAGTTATCCAGCATCCATCGTGAGACTTGGCAGAGCTCGTGAGAACAGAATTCGGACTTGTCATCATGGCCCGCAAACATGTCTGTGTCGTGTCAAGTCGTTAGCGCACACATGAGAAATGGAAAACAGGCACACGCTTCTATTATTACACCATGCAAACACTCAAGGGTGAAGAAGACGGAACATTAGGGACACCTGCACTGCCTTGCTCAACAGCGTCTCTGACTATAATTCGCACCACCACAAATTAATCCCATGAATCCCATAATCCCAAAAATACACTTATACATTTTGTAAACAAAGCCGCAGGGTTTGGCGAGAGAGGAACGTAGTGTTTTACCATCCGAAAAACACGCTAATGTTTTCAAATGAGCAACATTCGTTAATGCAAACCTGTAACTTCTACTTGTGCAGGTGAGCCTCTGCGTACTACTGCTGCGTTACCAACCCGAGGGCGACATCCACGGCTTTGTCAACTTCCTGTCTGAGGAGCAGAACAGTAAAAGGAAGGAAGGCGTCATCGCCGAGTGCGAGAAGGATGTGCGCTCCCCGGGCCGTGACGACGCCGACGACACCACCAACACCTGCGGAGCCAAGAACCTGCCGTCGCTGGGGGACAACGAGATGCTCATTGGCAAGCCGGACAAGAACGCCTACGCCGCCGGGCATCCCAACTACGGCACCGTGGAGATGGGCAGTGGCATCGAAGCCGAGGAGTCGGAGAGCGGCGTCTCGCGTCGTCTCAAGAAACTGCTTGGGCCTCGATACTACACCTTAAGGATTCGACTGGGCCTCCCTGGAAAGATGGACCGACCCACCGTTGCCACGGGGAAGACCGTCACCGTGTGTGTGCTGCTTCTCTTCATCTTCATGTTTGCCTTCTGCTCTTTTGTCATATTTGGTAAGAAGTTGTTTGTCATAATCTTGACTAGAAAAGTGGCTAATtccgaaaataaaaaaatttccCAGGCGCGAGCGCCATCGAGGAGGGTCGCTGGTGGGCAGTACTCCTCCTGATTTTGTTGGTGGTGGTTCTCACCCTGCTGGTGGTCATCATCCTGCAGCAGCCAGAGAACCCCAAGCGGCTTCCCTACATGGCGCCCTGCGTACCCTTTGTGCCCGCTTCAGCCATGTTGGTTAACATCTACCTCATGCTTAAACTGTCTGCCATCACCTGGATACGATTCTCCGTATGGTGTCTTGTGGGTACGTTTTCTGATTTCCTCTTTATAAGGCACTCATCTaactccgtgtgcggtcgtttagttcgggtgaccaaacgaccgcacacagttggtacatggtcgattggtcgccggtcttttggtcgcggtcttttggtcgcccggacgtttggtcgcccggatgtttggtcgcctggtccgggcgaccaaacgtccgggcgaccaaacgtccgggcgaccaaacgtccgggcgaccaatcgaccgtgtaccatgtaACTCTGTCTTGTAGCGGttcaatgtagtttttttttggctGATTGTCTTAAAATGTGTACataatatcattttaaattggaCCAATTTTGGCAGACTTTGTAATCTTGTCCTGGAATTGGTTATTTTCATCCAGTATAAACGCCTCTTCCCTTTAGGTGTGCTCATCTACTTTGGCTACGGCATGTGGAACAGCACTTTGGAGATCAGGGCCCGCGAGAACGAAGCACACGCGTCCACCTACCAGCGCTACGACCAAGGCGTGGACGAGGGCTTCTGCGGCTTCGACGACGACTTCTACCCACCGCCGCCGGAGGTCACGTCGGGCCGAGCGCCGCAGGCCCAGCCGGAGAGCGATGGCACACCCGTTCGGCGGCCGGGCGCCGCCGTGGAAGAGGAGGACCCCGTGGATTTTTGAAGGTGCTGGACATTTCTCGAATGTAGCGCCACCGGCGGCGGGGCGGGTGAGCGGTCTGTCCAAGCGTGCATGCCAGCATGTAGGTGGAttgctgtttgtgtgtgtggattcCGTGGGCTAGAGTGTCCCCTCCCTTCTCCTTTGCTATGACCTTCGCCGGTTTTCACCACTGAAAAAGATTCTGCTCCCACCTCTCGAACCACTGATAGCAAAGTGCAGACGTCGTGAGAGATAAGCGTCTAACGGGGCGTGATACCGCACGGCTGATCGGAGCAGTTGCGTTGCTGCTTGGCACCCAAGACCAAAAGTCAATACGTCTTCTGATTGGAGGGAATGTGTTTTGttacaagggggaaaaaaggttaTACCAGAGTTGTGCAAACTCTTGGTTAAAGGCCACATTTgacaaatttcattcatttgcagATGATGTAGAAAGAAATACAATGTTAATATGGCAATGGCAGGTGAAAAGTTAAATAGAACCAGTGTATTACtatttgaaataattttaatGATGCAGTTGTTTCCAATGTTATTAATGACATGGTCTAAAGTTATTTAGTAATAAAAGATATGTATAaagataaaatgtaaaaatatattttggattaataaaaaaaattgggaatgtTAAAGTATcttttgaaaatataattttgattaatggaaaaaaatgggaatgttaaagtatcttttaaaaatataatttttattaagaaaaaaattgggaatgttaaagtatcttttaaaaatataattttgattAATACAAAAATTGGGAATGTTAAAGTATCTTTTAAATAACCAATACTAGTAACTTTGGCAAGACATTAGAATTATttcaaatatgtatataatataaaatgaatCTTGAGTGAGTCGTCcagattaaaaatataattttgattaatagaaaaaaattggaatgttaaagtatcttttaaaaatataattttgaataataaaaaaatgggaatgttaaagtatcttttaaaaatataattttgattaggaaaaaaattttaaagtattttttaaatgaccaatacTAGTCATTTTGGCAAGACATTAGAAGTAAttcaaatatgtatataatataaaatgattCTTGAGTGGTCGAGATTGCCCTTCCCTGGTTTTTTATCTTAAAcgggcaaaaagaaaaatcagcaGGCCTTGACGTTCTCACACTTTGTCCTAAGGCTTTGCTTGTGATGATGATTAGTGCCTTCATGTTCTGTTTTGTTCTCCTTTGGCTTGTCGTTTATGTTGCGTTCAAACTGTCTGTCTGTGTTTGTTCCATTCTGCATGTTAGAAGAAAAAGCAGACctttttttattggaaaaagTAGACGCCATTGCTTAACAGTTTCTTCTCGTAATTTCTGTGTGCATGCCTTTTCAAAGAATCTGTGCACTTCTCACTGCTACCTGGTTGCATTTTTGCATCACCACCACGCTGAGACCATTACAATACTTTGGTTTCTTAGGGGAGTTTTATTCTTTTAGGAAACACATTTtactcagtggctgccattgatgaagCTAGACACCCATCCTTCCCATTTTGACTTGAAACATAATCATTGGCAGGCAGTcctcctagtttaaatgaattggtgtTGTCAATGGAAGGTAATGACTTgtataccattaaaaaaaagtattgtatttttttctttttattataatttatagatttataactttatttatttatcaaaatatataaagtatAATATATtgacatatattatatatgtatgtatgatatagaacatatattatatatgtatgtatgatatatatacataattgaGAAATGGCATCCACATAATCTACTTGGAGAtcaacattttgggtcatgtaggccacacttGCAaactaaatatgtatatgttgtctacatgactcaaaatgtatCCAAGTATTTTGATGCCAGGTGTCCATATGATTAAggttatttttcaaatgattctATATAGTAGTCACTTACCCTATAAAGGTTTCAATTTTGTACCGACAGgacaaaaaaattgtccaaaatggATGCTTCACAACAAAATAGCTGATTTCCCATGTCCTTtaagaaattattattattaactcaTGTCTAATGCTCTGCCAGCtatcccaattcaaatggtttggacgtctattgctgtcaataccAGCCCATGAGTTAAAATATGTGTTCAAGAATTAAGAGGCCAAGCCTGAAATCCATTACAAGGTGTTAGTTTTTACATCTTACCCCTTTCAGCTGTCTTCTTTAATTACTAAATTGCACACTTTGTCGGGTTTAAGTCTGGAGTTGACTTGAACACCATtcaaccttcattttttttgcttctagtTGAGCAGCAGAACATGAAAAAGCATGAAAAGCAAAACATTGAATTGAAGCAAAATGTGCCACCCAAGAAGTTTTAACACATTCACCAGCCTAGACAGcaatggacatccaatccatttgaatatgGAAGTCTGACAGCTACCAAGTCGGATTGTTGTGATCCAACCTTCAACAATCACCAAAGTTTACGCTGCCAAGTTCTGAGTTCATAAACGTGAAGAATGTACCAACCCAAAGTTGGAGATTTTGCGTTTTCGAGGGAGGGTGGTGGGTGAGGTTAGTGGTCCCCGCACCTCTTCCCCGTGTGCCCCACTTTGCTGCATTGTTCCCTTGTTAAAGGTGAAGCCTTATTTATCTAATGCACTAAATCTAAGGATGCCACGCTGACCCCTACCCTACCTCTGCTCATGTCACATGGATACAAAGCCCCCCTTTTCATTTCATGACTATAAAAGGCTTGGAAATGGACAGTCACTTGCCCTACTTTTGTACCTTGTTCACCTCTCATGTCAGCCAAAGGCAGTTACAGCTCAGCCAAAATCACCATCACAGATTCAGGTGCCGCCCAGCATTAAATAATGGATTGTACTAAAATAGTATTTGTGTGTTAACGTGTGTGCGAGTCTGTGTGGCACTGACTATTTCCTGGCACTCCTCCTCGTTCAAATGACTGGGCGTCTATCACCGGTAATGGCAGTTAACAAGTTAATTAAGCAAATGTTCTGTTGCGAGTCCAATTTATTTGTAAATTTATAATACTGTTGTAGTCTTTTGTGCTGCGTCAGTTAGCATTTGCATGAGGCTTAAAGAAATTGCAATTGAACTGGAATAGCTGGTATTTGAATGattcagtaccattgacggggttatacgtccaatccatcggAATTGGGAGGGGCCTGCAGCAATGAGACTATAATGATTTGACCAGCCTGTAATAATCCCCTCACATTTTAATACGAATTTGGTTATGAAAAAGTATCTATATTGGCATCTTAAAAGGTGTACTGAAAAGGCTCGGaatagaaagaaaattaaaGCCCTAATATATATAAGATACAAATAGAGTATTTAAAATAGGAATCTAATATATTGAACAATTTTACTGtcgtaaaaaaaatgccagacCTGCCCGCCTTCTGTTTCCCATGCTGAGCCAAAGTTATCCACGTTTATGTTCCTTTTAGCGACGAAATGTAGCTAAAATGGGAATTTTCAAActttcaaataaacaaaaacaaaataaaaagcacatAGCAAGTATTTTTCTACAGCTACTACCATAAGGAGGACTAAAAGTCTATTTTTGACAACAGTAGAATGATTAAGCTCATTCATATAGGAGAAAAACAATTGACATAGAATAGAAGGCAGGACAGACATGCAGagaatattttaatataattcAACGACACATAATAAGGTAGAATTCATCCCACCCACCGCACATGTTCTTCCTGTGCTCGTGTGTTATTTGGCTTCTCTCGCAGCAACTACTCGATATTCCGTTTTctctactttgttgtttttgtacaatgtctgtgttttaaaaatgattcttCTTCAtcgtgcatgtgcgtgtgtgtatatgtgtgtgtatgtgtgtgtataagttGTTCACTTGCTCTCGGGGGCACTTTTTTTCTGCTGAGttgtaatgttgttgtttttatgccaCAATCAACATGATTTATTGCAAATACaagagaaagggaaaaaaagctatgGTCTTGTTCTTTCTTGCTATCTTCACGGCCTCGATCAAAATAACTAGAATGAGAATTGCTATTCTTGTGGAATCTAATGTTGAAGTCCTACTCCCCCATTTTTGGAAGATGATGTTCTTGAAACTTGGTAGCCTTTAGCATAGGCTAGTATCAATTGATCCTAGAGTGAGATTTTTTTAGTCAAAATTTTGAAGGAGCCACCTCTGTTACATTGTTTTAATGTTGTTAAGTATGCTTTTGGTGAATCCATGAAGACAATGTGTCACAGATTGTTCACCCTTCCCACTATCAGATAACACGCCTGTTTTCTTCTCAATGTCAAGGTCTCTGACTAACATTTCCGGACAAGAAGTGAAGTGTCACTGGGTAAACAAAGTTGCATTTTGAATCAAGAACAAAAGGGAGAAAAAGAACGTCCTTGTGAATGTCTTTATTGTAGAAAATCCGAAGAGTACATACGAACAATAAATAGCCAGTCTCGGAATACTGATTTGGTGTTTGTGCCAACTGACCTGATAACAAAAAACGCTGTATATTAGAATAAGAAAATTGCAATCTATCATCATTTGTGGACTTtttaagtcgcactagccaaaaatgCACTGTAGAATGCCCTTGTTAAGTATAAGTGGAatttttgggggtaattttATCCTCTTAAAGACCAACAATATAGGAACAACAATAAAAGGAAGTacaacataacataacatattaAAGAGGGATGGATTGGAATTAATATTCTTGAAAACCAAAAATTGAATCTTAGAAAACagccataaaaacaaaattttaacACTTTGTCAGAAAATCGAGTAGTCGTAGAGTAAGGTTGCAGTCACAGGCCttgccaaattatgaaaaaaaaaagtgtgacataGTCCAGTAGATATGGTATTATTATATACACGTGCAGTATCCTTCCATTTATGCAAAAATCACGGCGGCTATAAACGTGGGTCAGCCACTCTCCACATTTGTGCGatttgtagtttaaaaaaaaatgtaaaaaaaaaactgaaatgttgAATAACAAAACCTTGTGTCAGTCCTCATGTGACCCGCTCAGACATGGGCGCTCTTGGCATGGGTGGACGAGGTGGGTTTGGCGGCTTCCATGCCCGCCTTGGGGTAGTAGAGGGTTTTGCCTTCCCCGTACTGTCGGGATGGCGAGGAGGAACAGCACATCAGGAGGGCTCCGCCCAACAGCGAAAGAACCGCGCCAGCCCATCCGGCGTACAACGAGAAGCCGAAAGACATCAGGCTTTCTCTGGGATGCACGCCGATGGGGAACCACACGGTGGCCACCGACCCGCACACGCCTGGAAAGAAGCAGCGGCAAACACTTCAGTTTTtcacccattggctgccatttgacGCCAATGGAGACGGCGAAAAAGGCAACAAAAGCGCTCACCCACGATGAAGACGACGATGCCGCCGATGGCTGCCCGCTTGTTCTTTGAAGCCGTATCCTCATTACCCAGGCGGATGCAAGGCATGGACATAAGGAGCATCCCAACGGCCAGCAGGCCCAGGATCGAACCCGTGACCATCAGGGCGCGAGTCATCTGGATGTACACTGTGATGTCAGAAGAGCTCATATTAGCACAAGATAGTTTACTGTGCTGATATAATTTAGAGAATTCTAAAGAATTGTAGTTATatttagaaaaagaaagaacCAATCGCCAGGAATATATATTATAAGTAATATTTATAACATCTATTAGGTAGTTTAAAcatatgaatatttatttagcTTACTTAGCTTGCACAAGGCAAAATAAAAGAAACTATACATAGTAAATAGTTTTagcctaaatacaaattaaaaaaataaaaatgaaatcctACTCAAAACTGAGTAAAGAAATGTAggatattaataaaatattaatttgttATAAATTACAGCTacaaaatattgtaatattaactcactaaataaaaatgtaaacaataaacTTACATAAATACtatcaaaataacaaaataaataaaacaaatgtgatAGAAACAGCACATGCTTCAGAAATTCCAATGAAAATTACCAGTGGCtcagataataaaaatataataagatTGCAAATATTATGACTATTTTAGACTAAGTACTGTTCAAGTCCTATCAATtaatcagaatttttttttaatcaaaagaaATTGGAAATTACTGGGAAGTTCGAGGATCTGCGAGAAGGGGGTGCAATGGTAGACACCACTGGAGAAGAAGCACTCGGACCATGGCCCCTTGATGCCCAGCTCCTCCATCTTCCTACAGATGACCAGACTGTACTTGCAGAGGAAAACCCAGTCGTTGGTAGCCGTGGCGATCACCGTGCCTATCCATCCCAGGCAGCTGATCACGAATCCGCACAACTGCAGACAAGAATTTGCCATGTTGCCACAAAATTCCAGAGAAGGCAGCGCTCCTCCACCGTCTCGTCGAACGCAAAGCTTTTGGGTCAGCTTTTCGTGTCTTTGTGCTTTATAGTGGACAATTCAGTCAGGGAACTCAACAGACGCTCACCAAACttttcagccaatcacaggattATCCGTCAGTTTGGTAGCCACGCCTTCTTTCTTCCATCAAAACATATGCTTCCCCCTGCTGGCAATTTGATGGC from Stigmatopora argus isolate UIUO_Sarg chromosome 15, RoL_Sarg_1.0, whole genome shotgun sequence carries:
- the cldn11a gene encoding claudin-11a — protein: MANSCLQLCGFVISCLGWIGTVIATATNDWVFLCKYSLVICRKMEELGIKGPWSECFFSSGVYHCTPFSQILELPMYIQMTRALMVTGSILGLLAVGMLLMSMPCIRLGNEDTASKNKRAAIGGIVVFIVGVCGSVATVWFPIGVHPRESLMSFGFSLYAGWAGAVLSLLGGALLMCCSSSPSRQYGEGKTLYYPKAGMEAAKPTSSTHAKSAHV
- the slc7a14a gene encoding putative cationic amino acid transporter — its product is MSGLAGKLDPRRVQWGAMWHTFTSRVLRTKPVESMLDSAMSGTGPHGTRLARVLSTVDLVSLGVGSCVGTGMYVVSGLVAKEMAGPGVIVSFIIAAVASILSGVCYAEFGVRVPKTTGSAYTYSYVTVGECVAFFIGWNLILEYLIGTAAGASALSSMADSLANHSISSFMTSHIGTLNGFGKGEQSYPDLLALLIALVVTVIVALGVKNSVGFNNVLNVINLLVWLFMMVAALFFVNGSNWDDGRFLPFGWSGVMQGAATCFYAFIGFDIIATTGEEAKSPNTSIPYAITASLVTCLTAYVSVSVILTLMVPYDEIDADAPLMEMFAMHGCMFAKYIVAVGSIAGLTVSLLGSLFPMPRVIYAMAGDGLLFKFLAHVSSYTETPAVACVVSGFLAALLSLLVSLRDLIEMMSIGTLLAYTLVSLCVLLLRYQPEGDIHGFVNFLSEEQNSKRKEGVIAECEKDVRSPGRDDADDTTNTCGAKNLPSLGDNEMLIGKPDKNAYAAGHPNYGTVEMGSGIEAEESESGVSRRLKKLLGPRYYTLRIRLGLPGKMDRPTVATGKTVTVCVLLLFIFMFAFCSFVIFGASAIEEGRWWAVLLLILLVVVLTLLVVIILQQPENPKRLPYMAPCVPFVPASAMLVNIYLMLKLSAITWIRFSVWCLVGVLIYFGYGMWNSTLEIRARENEAHASTYQRYDQGVDEGFCGFDDDFYPPPPEVTSGRAPQAQPESDGTPVRRPGAAVEEEDPVDF